The Miscanthus floridulus cultivar M001 chromosome 17, ASM1932011v1, whole genome shotgun sequence genome has a window encoding:
- the LOC136516388 gene encoding E3 ubiquitin-protein ligase UPL6-like, translating into MFFSGDPSARRRVDLGGRSNKERDRKVLLEQTREERRRRQGLRLQNISATKIQKFFRGKKALELARSEVRKNFCSTFGEHCERIDWNNFGTNSDFLRQLLFFFNANEDNDIAILCQVCNLLLQYVKQGGDVVTLFTGVNGSSLQPLVAHRVKKFALICVQAVYQKRHDWGSQLLTTPGSTSVPSVSLLETVGCLINPKFPWSCKLVGYLQQRKIYRLFRGIIVSVPHKVRNSGHFDSASVLELEQVLMLVASHVGHHPCCCLKVDPRWSFSSQLLSIPFLWHRLPHLKKVFSVNGLSKYYIHQIACILPSLADVLPNDISANHPGYACVLANVLEAATWILSDAKFASDSAADIIAVSTSLLDTLPAVTTPTERADDDDEMPMDVDVKINLDIDLERQITTAIDSKLLQHLVNALFRGTLSTNDSDLSGPSDAEVDAVGSICAFLHVTFNSFPLERIMTVLAYRTEIVPALWNFIKRCHANRRWPFFSKFASSLPADAPGWLLPMSVFCPIYKHMLKIIDNGEFYEQEKPLSLKDLKSLVLILKQALWQLLWVIPSSSIQKVSPDTSGLKKLSVENVKTRARAGLSELLTQLQDWNSRLPFTSASDFYSQEATSENFVSQAILGNTRASEIIKLAPFLAPFTSRVKIFTSQLTSSRQSTSHSALTRQRFKIRRNRLLEDAFDQLSLLSEEDLKGPIRVSFINEHGEEEAGIDGGGIFKDFMENITRAAFDVQYGLFKETADHLLYPNPGSGLVHELHLQYFHFLGSLLGKAMYEGILVDLPFATFFLSKLKQKYNFLNDLPSLDPELYRHLLFLKHYNGDISELELYFVIVNNEYGEQCEEELIPGGRDMRVTNDNVITFIHLVANHRLNYQIRAQSTHFLRGFQQLIPKDWIDMFNEHEIQVLISGSLESLDIDDLRSNTNYSAGYHPDHELIEMFWEVLKSLSLDNQKKFLKFVTGCSRGPLLGFQYLEPKFCIQRAGVPGLEEHADRLPTSATCMNLLKLPPYKSKEQMQTKLLYAINSEAGFDLS; encoded by the exons ATGTTCTTCTCGGGCGACCCGTCGGCGCGGCGGCGGGTCGACCTCGGCGGGCGGAGCAACAAGGAGCGGGACCGCAAGGTGCTGCTCGAGCAGACGCGCGAGGAGCGGCGCCGGCGCCAGGGCCTCCGCCTCCAGAACATCTCCGCCACGAAGATCCAG AAATTCTTCAGAGGGAAGAAGGCTTTGGAATTGGCACGCTCAGAGGTTCGGAAGAATTTTTGCTCAACTTTTGGGGAGCATTGTGAGAGGATAGATTG GAACAACTTCGGCACTAATTCTGACTTTCTTCGACAATTACTGTTTTTCTTCAACGCAAATGAAGACAATGACATAGCTATACTTTGTCAAGTCTGCAACTTGCTGCTGCAATATGTTAAACAAGGTG GAGATGTTGTAACTCTCTTTACTGGTGTGAATGGCTCCTCACTGCAACCTCTCGTTGCTCACAGAGTAAAAAAATTTGCCCTCATCTGCGTGCAAGCAGTCTATCAAAAGAG GCATGATTGGGGCAGCCAACTTTTGACAACACCTGGAAGCACATCAGTGCCTTCTGTCTCATTACTGGAAACTGTAGGTTGCTTGATAAATCCAAAATTTCCTTGGAGCTGCAAACTAGTTGGTTATCTTCAGCAGAGAAAGATCTATCGCTTATTCCGTGGCATTATCGTATCTGTACCG CATAAGGTCAGAAATTCTGGGCATTTTGATAGTGCATCTGTGCTGGAGCTGGAGCAAGTTCTCATGCTTGTTGCTTCACATGTTGGCCATCATCCCTGTTGTTGTCTGAAAGTGGATCCAAGATGGAGTTTCTCGTCTCAGCTTCTGTCCATCCCTTTTCTATGGCATCGTTTACCACACCTCAAGAAG GTTTTCTCAGTTAACGGGCTCAGCAAATATTATATCCATCAGATAGCTTGCATTTTGCCCAGTCTTGCTGATGTCCTTCCAAACGATATATCTGCTAATCATCCAGGATATGCGTGTGTCCTTGCAAATGTTCTTGAAGCTGCGACCTGGATTTTGTCTGATGCAAAGTTTGCTTCTGATTCA GCGGCTGACATCATTGCTGTTTCTACCTCGTTGTTGGATACGTTGCCAGCAGTCACAACACCTACTGAAA GAGCGGATGACGATGATGAGATGCCCATGGATGTCGATGTTAAAATTAATCTTGATATTGATTTGGAAAGACAGATAACTACAGCAATTGATTCAAAGCTACTTCAACATTTG GTGAATGCCCTCTTCAGAGGTACATTAAGCACAAATGATTCTGATCTTTCTGGACCATCAGATGCTGAAGTGGATGCTGTAGGATCTATTTGTGCTTTTCTTCATGTCACATTCAATTCATTCCCTCTAGAGCGAATTATGACTGTACTGGCCTACCGGACTGAAATTGTTCCTGCACTATGGAACTTTATAAAACGGTGCCATGCAAACCGAAGATGGCCATTTTTTTCGAAGTTTGCATCTTCATTACCTGCTGATGCTCCTGGTTGGCTCCTTCCCATGTCTGTATTCTGTCCCATATACAA GCACATGTTGAAGATCATTGATAATGGGGAGTTCTATGAACAGGAGAAACCCCTTTCCCTTAAAGATTTGAAGTCCTTGGTTCTCATTTTAAAGCAG GCATTATGGCAACTTCTGTGGGTTATTCCATCCTCTTCTATTCAGAAAGTGTCACCCGACACTTCAGGCCTTAAAAAGTTGTCAGTGGAGAATGTCAAGACCAGAGCTAGGGCTGGGTTGTCTGAACTACTCACACAG TTACAAGATTGGAACAGCCGACTCCCATTCACTTCTGCAAGTGATTTCTATTCTCAAGAAGCAACAAGCGAAAATTTTGTGTCTCAG GCGATACTTGGTAATACTCGAGCATCAGAGATCATAAAGCTTGCTCCTTTTTTGGCTCCGTTTACCAGTCGAGTCAAAATATTCACT TCCCAATTAACGAGTTCTAGACAATCAACATCGCATTCTGCATTGACAAGACAACGGTTCAAAATAAGAAGAAATCGACTTCTGGAAGATGCTTTTGATCAGCTAAGTTTGCTTTCTGAAGAAGATCTCAAAGGACCG ATTCGAGTTTCATTTATTAATGAGCATGGTGAGGAAGAGGCTGGAATCGATGGCGGTGGGATTTTCAAGGATTTCATGGAAAATATTACTCGAGCGGCTTTTGATGTGCAGTACGGTCTCTTTAAG GAGACGGCTGATCATCTTTTGTACCCAAATCCAGGATCAGGATTGGTTCATGAACTACACCTGCAATATTTCCATTTTCTTGGAAGTCTACTTGGGAAG GCAATGTATGAAGGCATACTTGTTGACTTGCCATTTGCAACGTTCTTCTTGAGCAAGTTGAAACAAAA GTACAATTTTTTAAATGATCTTCCTTCATTGGATCCAGAATTGTATCGGCATCTTCTATTTTTAAAG CACTACAATGGTGATATCTCAGAGTTGGAACTGTATTTTGTTATTGTAAATAATGAATATGGTGAACAATGTGAAGAAGAACTTATCCCTGGTGGGAGGGACATGCGTGTTACAAATGATAATGTTATTACTTTTATCCATCTTGTCGCCAATCATCGGTTAAACTACCAG ATCCGTGCACAAAGTACACACTTTTTGAGAGGTTTTCAACAGCTTATACCAAAAGACTGGATTGATATGTTCAATGAACATGAAATTCAG GTTCTTATATCTGGCTCTTTAGAAAGCTTGGATATCGATGACTTGCGATCGAACACCAACTATTCTGCAGGATATCATCCG GATCATGAGCTTATTGAGATGTTTTGGGAAGTCTTGAAGAGCTTAAGTTTAGACAACCAGAAAAAATTTCTCAA GTTTGTGACTGGATGTTCTCGTGGTCCCCTCCTTGGATTTCAGTATCTTGAACCAAAATTTTGCATTCAGAG AGCTGGTGTTCCAGGACTTGAGGAGCATGCAGACCGCTTACCTACATCAGCTACCTGCATGAACCTTCTGAAGCTTCCCCCCTATAAAAG CAAGGAGCAGATGCAAACCAAACTGTTGTACGCGATAAATTCAGAAGCTGGTTTTGATCTAAGTTGA